TTTTTTCTcattaaaaagaaaaacgaatttatTGCGTCAGCATTTGCTTGGCTTCCGACGTCGAAAGCGGATTCCGGTCAAGTTCACTGGGTCTGCGTTCTTCCTCAATATCAAAGACAGGGAATAGGAAAAAATGTTGTCAAGCTCGTGCTCAGGCATCACGCACTCAAAAATCGCTGCAAGAAAGCTCACTTAGTGACGGAAAGCTTTAGAACGAATGCCATTGCTATGTACGAAAAAATGGgatttaaaataaataaattttaagTGCAGTCCATTGCGCGTGCGCGCGAATCCTCAAATAACTTTAGGGGATCCCTTAGAatagaattatttattttttgccCCCACGTGACCCTTTATCTCACTTTTTTGCCACGTCAATTGGAAGAGATCCCTTTCCAGTCGATGGACAACATAGAGCAATGTGCTCAGCAAAACGTCTCACTCCCGGATCAAAGTGACGCTTGAGAAATCAacagtaattaattaattaattaaagagtcAATTATTATTACTCGAAGGAGATGTAGTTCCCATAGCAACGTCGATCCAGCATTACTCAAATCTGGATCGTCGATCTCGGGTTGAAATAACCCGGAAATTGCCGCCTCACTGTCCAATAGTTGATGTGATTTCGGATAagcctaattaattaaaaatttcattttataCGCCACTGCCATTCGGTCTTGCCTGTATAAAAGATCGCAAGGCTCCTAGCAAGCCAGAGGCGGCTGGAGCTCCAATAGATA
The Oscarella lobularis chromosome 3, ooOscLobu1.1, whole genome shotgun sequence DNA segment above includes these coding regions:
- the LOC136185462 gene encoding mycothiol acetyltransferase-like, encoding MMQRGDPDSLSPPSMDYVRLTMTLDPLSEETYDAILFPQGCTIENWQGKETAHTWENLVKTAFGAFVADWTAERFIESYASHADQFDPKGFFLIKKKNEFIASAFAWLPTSKADSGQVHWVCVLPQYQRQGIGKNVVKLVLRHHALKNRCKKAHLVTESFRTNAIAMYEKMGFKINKF